One genomic segment of Brassica napus cultivar Da-Ae chromosome A3, Da-Ae, whole genome shotgun sequence includes these proteins:
- the LOC125593135 gene encoding uncharacterized protein LOC125593135 has product MLRMKKWALEWKFEYKTVSSNKSRVLLSCVDENCTWRMRAIKLPVSDFFVVKKYVHEHTCDTTHRKANHRQASAKLLGSLISSNYGEKKEGLKPKQIIEQVRMLHGVHINYKQAWRVREEAQILVRGTPEDSYYNLSRWLYKITETNPGSLTYQHVDAAGKFKYAFVAFGPSIRGFSLMRRVIAVDGTFLKGKFNGTLLAACAQDGNYHLYPLAFAVVDAENGASWKWFFRGLSQKIPDASDLVFVSDRANSISSALEDVYPLSHHGICRIHLLRNITPTYAKTGLLPLVESAADAYTCHEFWLIFKDIKDKCPELAKYLEESDFRKWARSYAPANRYNIMTTNIAESLNSMLKMPRELPIISLLETIRLTMTTWFFERREAAAKHKHLVTPKVVQKLVSRLGAAMLLNVYQVDRSEFEVKNETMKFVVDLEKRHCTCNVFDIDKIPCIHAIAAAKHIKRDENRFVDASHLTETWAKAYAESIHPGGELSTSTYPENIDELSCPPPATKKKSGRPPTKRKRSVGEFGVPGSKSQSHKCSRCGTGGHNKITCQRPIG; this is encoded by the coding sequence atgttgaggatgaagaaatgggcTTTAGAGTGGAAGTTTGAGTACAAGACTGTCTCTTCTAACAAGTCAAGAGTGCTTTTGAGTTGTGTTGATGAAAATTGCACGTGGAGGATGCGTGCTATCAAGCTACctgtttcagattttttcgtTGTTAAAAAGTATGTTCATGAGCATACATGCGATACAACACACAGGAAAGCCAACCACAGACAAGCATCTGCAAAGTTGTTGGGTTCTTTGATTTCCAGCAATTATGGAGAAAAAAAGGAAGGTCTCAAACCGAAACAGATCATTGAACAGGTCAGGATGCTGCATGGTGTTCACATCAATTACAAACAAGCTTGGAGAGTGAGAGAAGAAGCTCAGATTTTGGTTAGAGGGACTCCTGAAGACAGCTATTACAATTTGTCTAGGTGGTTGTATAAAATCACAGAAACAAACCCTGGTTCCTTGACTTATCAACATGTTGATGCTGCAGGAAAGTTCAAGTATGCATTTGTGGCTTTTGGTCCATCGATAAGGGGATTTTCATTGATGAGGAGAGTTATTGCAGTAGATGGTACATTTCTGAAGGGAAAATTCAATGGGACTTTATTGGCAGCTTGTGCTCAAGATGGGAATTATCATCTATATCCTCTCGCTTTTGCAGTGGTTGACGCAGAAAACGGCGCCTCTTGGAAATGGTTCTTTAGAGGTTTGAGCCAGAAGATCCCGGACGCTTCGGATCTTGTTTTTGTATCAGACAGGGCTAACTCCATTTCTTCAGCGTTGGAGGATGTATATCCCTTATCTCACCATGGAATTTGCAGGATCCATCTGCTCCGCAACATCACTCCTACATATGCGAAGACTGGGTTGCTACCTCTGGTGGAAAGCGCTGCTGATGCCTATACGTGTCACGAGTTCTGGTTAATCTTCAAGGACATAAAGGATAAATGTCCTGAATTGGCTAAGTATCTGGAAGAGTCTGATTTTAGGAAGTGGGCACGAAGCTATGCGCCTGCGAACAGGTATAATATCATGACTACCAACATTGCAGAGTCTCTCAATTCTATGTTGAAGATGCCTCGTGAGTTGCCCATTATCTCTCTCCTTGAAACTATCAGATTGACGATGACCACTTGGTTTTTTGAGCGACGCGAAGCGGCTGCGAAACATAAGCACCTGGTTACTCCAAAAGTTGTTCAGAAATTGGTATCTAGGTTAGGGGCCGCAATGTTGTTGAATGTGTATCAAGTTGATCGAAGCGAGTTTGAGGTGAAGAATGAAACAATGAAGTTTGTTGTTGACTTGGAGAAGCGGCATTGCACATGTAATGTTTTCGACATTGACAAGATCCCCTGCATCCATGCCATCGCTGCTGCTAAGCATATCAAGAGAGATGAAAACCGTTTTGTTGATGCTTCTCACTTGACAGAAACGTGGGCTAAAGCTTATGCTGAAAGCATACATCCTGGTGGAGAGTTGTCAACGTCCACCTATCCAGAGAATATTGATGAACTGTCTTGCCCACCTCCagctaccaaaaagaaaagtggACGCCCTcctacaaagagaaagagatccgtTGGCGAGTTTGGGGTTCCTGGATCTAAATCTCAGTCCCACAAGTGCAGCAGATGTGGCACAGGAGGGCACAACAAGATCACATGCCAGAGGCCTATAGGATGA
- the LOC106430536 gene encoding probable mediator of RNA polymerase II transcription subunit 26c isoform X2 — translation MDLDDFRSVMDNAGVDVWTFIDTAILVASLDYGQELKRRRDNIVERLYATSMANKCRNCDFGGGGGEVARANGSVHEEEEEEEVREKSVNGEDDDEEDDGYDPFAGLFDDEQKSVLEIKERLEDPDLSEEDLVELLQNLDDMEITFQALQETDIGRHVNKVRKHSSNDVRTLAKKLVKKWKETVDEWVKLNPPGDLEPPSLIADEDSPQQRAIRNGNRQQVPDFGYSPVPQNGYSGSSSKNSYVSEPERKPRPVALPPRRESPSPAKQPSRPIPREKEHKEIDFDSARKRLQQNYRQAENAKKQRTIQVMDIHEIPKPKKGGFFPRRGGSSQGGGGRHW, via the exons ATGGATTTGGATGATTTTCGGTCGGTTATGGATAACGCAGGCGTCGATGTCTGGACATTTATAGATACAGCGATCCTCGTTGCCTCCCTTGATTACGGTCAAGAGCTGAAGCGGCGGAGAGATAACATCGTTGAGCGTCTCTACGCGACCTCCATGGCTAACAAGTGTAGAAACTGCGACTTCGGTGGAGGCGGAGGAGAAGTTGCTAGGGCTAATGGGAGTGTTcacgaggaggaggaggaagaagaagtaagaGAGAAATCAGTTAATGGcgaggatgatgatgaggaggatGATGGTTACGATCCGTTTGCTGGTTTGTTTGATGATGAGCAGAAGAGTGTTCTTGAAATCAAGGAGAGGCTTGAAGATCCTGATCTG TCGGAAGAAGATTTGGTTGAGCTGCTTCAGAATCTGGATGATATGGAGATAACATTCCAAGCTCTCCAG GAAACTGATATTGGGAGGCATGTGAATAAAGTTCGGAAGCATTCATCGAACGATGTTCGGACACTAGCTAAAAAACTTGTCAA AAAATGGAAGGAGACAGTGGACGAGTGGGTCAAACTTAACCCGCCTGGTGATCTCGAACCTCCAAGTTTGATAG CTGATGAGGACTCACCGCAGCAGAGAGCTATCCGTAATGGTAATCGCCAACAg GTTCCTGATTTTGGATATTCACCGGTTCCTCAGA ATGGGTATTCAGGTTCATCAAGCAAGAACAGTTACGTTAGCGAGCCAGAGAGAAAGCCAAGACCAGTTGCTCTTCCTCCTAGAAGAGAGTCTCCTTCTCCAGCTAAACAACCTTCTCGTCCCATTCCG AGGGAGAAGGAGCACAAGGAAATTGATTTTGACTCGGCTAGGAAAAGACTGCAACAAAACTACCGACAAGCTGAGAATG CTAAAAAGCAAAGGACCATACAGGTGATGGACATTCATGAGATACCTAAACCTAAGAAAGGTGGATTTTTTCCAAGAAGAGGCGGCAGTTCACAAGGAGGAGGTGGTAGACACTGGTGA
- the LOC106430536 gene encoding probable mediator of RNA polymerase II transcription subunit 26c isoform X1, producing the protein MDLDDFRSVMDNAGVDVWTFIDTAILVASLDYGQELKRRRDNIVERLYATSMANKCRNCDFGGGGGEVARANGSVHEEEEEEEVREKSVNGEDDDEEDDGYDPFAGLFDDEQKSVLEIKERLEDPDLSEEDLVELLQNLDDMEITFQALQETDIGRHVNKVRKHSSNDVRTLAKKLVKKWKETVDEWVKLNPPGDLEPPSLIADEDSPQQRAIRNGNRQQVPDFGYSPVPQSTQNGYSGSSSKNSYVSEPERKPRPVALPPRRESPSPAKQPSRPIPREKEHKEIDFDSARKRLQQNYRQAENAKKQRTIQVMDIHEIPKPKKGGFFPRRGGSSQGGGGRHW; encoded by the exons ATGGATTTGGATGATTTTCGGTCGGTTATGGATAACGCAGGCGTCGATGTCTGGACATTTATAGATACAGCGATCCTCGTTGCCTCCCTTGATTACGGTCAAGAGCTGAAGCGGCGGAGAGATAACATCGTTGAGCGTCTCTACGCGACCTCCATGGCTAACAAGTGTAGAAACTGCGACTTCGGTGGAGGCGGAGGAGAAGTTGCTAGGGCTAATGGGAGTGTTcacgaggaggaggaggaagaagaagtaagaGAGAAATCAGTTAATGGcgaggatgatgatgaggaggatGATGGTTACGATCCGTTTGCTGGTTTGTTTGATGATGAGCAGAAGAGTGTTCTTGAAATCAAGGAGAGGCTTGAAGATCCTGATCTG TCGGAAGAAGATTTGGTTGAGCTGCTTCAGAATCTGGATGATATGGAGATAACATTCCAAGCTCTCCAG GAAACTGATATTGGGAGGCATGTGAATAAAGTTCGGAAGCATTCATCGAACGATGTTCGGACACTAGCTAAAAAACTTGTCAA AAAATGGAAGGAGACAGTGGACGAGTGGGTCAAACTTAACCCGCCTGGTGATCTCGAACCTCCAAGTTTGATAG CTGATGAGGACTCACCGCAGCAGAGAGCTATCCGTAATGGTAATCGCCAACAg GTTCCTGATTTTGGATATTCACCGGTTCCTCAGAGTACTCAGA ATGGGTATTCAGGTTCATCAAGCAAGAACAGTTACGTTAGCGAGCCAGAGAGAAAGCCAAGACCAGTTGCTCTTCCTCCTAGAAGAGAGTCTCCTTCTCCAGCTAAACAACCTTCTCGTCCCATTCCG AGGGAGAAGGAGCACAAGGAAATTGATTTTGACTCGGCTAGGAAAAGACTGCAACAAAACTACCGACAAGCTGAGAATG CTAAAAAGCAAAGGACCATACAGGTGATGGACATTCATGAGATACCTAAACCTAAGAAAGGTGGATTTTTTCCAAGAAGAGGCGGCAGTTCACAAGGAGGAGGTGGTAGACACTGGTGA
- the LOC106430536 gene encoding probable mediator of RNA polymerase II transcription subunit 26c isoform X3 — protein MDLDDFRSVMDNAGVDVWTFIDTAILVASLDYGQELKRRRDNIVERLYATSMANKCRNCDFGGGGGEVARANGSVHEEEEEEEVREKSVNGEDDDEEDDGYDPFAGLFDDEQKSVLEIKERLEDPDLSEEDLVELLQNLDDMEITFQALQETDIGRHVNKVRKHSSNDVRTLAKKLVKKWKETVDEWVKLNPPGDLEPPSLIADEDSPQQRAIRNGNRQQMGIQVHQARTVTLASQRESQDQLLFLLEESLLLQLNNLLVPFRGRRSTRKLILTRLGKDCNKTTDKLRMLKSKGPYR, from the exons ATGGATTTGGATGATTTTCGGTCGGTTATGGATAACGCAGGCGTCGATGTCTGGACATTTATAGATACAGCGATCCTCGTTGCCTCCCTTGATTACGGTCAAGAGCTGAAGCGGCGGAGAGATAACATCGTTGAGCGTCTCTACGCGACCTCCATGGCTAACAAGTGTAGAAACTGCGACTTCGGTGGAGGCGGAGGAGAAGTTGCTAGGGCTAATGGGAGTGTTcacgaggaggaggaggaagaagaagtaagaGAGAAATCAGTTAATGGcgaggatgatgatgaggaggatGATGGTTACGATCCGTTTGCTGGTTTGTTTGATGATGAGCAGAAGAGTGTTCTTGAAATCAAGGAGAGGCTTGAAGATCCTGATCTG TCGGAAGAAGATTTGGTTGAGCTGCTTCAGAATCTGGATGATATGGAGATAACATTCCAAGCTCTCCAG GAAACTGATATTGGGAGGCATGTGAATAAAGTTCGGAAGCATTCATCGAACGATGTTCGGACACTAGCTAAAAAACTTGTCAA AAAATGGAAGGAGACAGTGGACGAGTGGGTCAAACTTAACCCGCCTGGTGATCTCGAACCTCCAAGTTTGATAG CTGATGAGGACTCACCGCAGCAGAGAGCTATCCGTAATGGTAATCGCCAACAg ATGGGTATTCAGGTTCATCAAGCAAGAACAGTTACGTTAGCGAGCCAGAGAGAAAGCCAAGACCAGTTGCTCTTCCTCCTAGAAGAGAGTCTCCTTCTCCAGCTAAACAACCTTCTCGTCCCATTCCG AGGGAGAAGGAGCACAAGGAAATTGATTTTGACTCGGCTAGGAAAAGACTGCAACAAAACTACCGACAAGCTGAGAATG CTAAAAAGCAAAGGACCATACAGGTGA